The genomic DNA TTCAATCAACTCTGTACGAGTTTCCAATTTAACCCACTTATCAGTCTTCGAGTCACCATGACCCACTTCTACAAGTTCTTTCCAAAATGCTTTGAGTTCCTCATCATCTTTAACATCTTTATCTGACTTGTAGTAGAAATTGACATATTCATCAACCCATGACTTAATAGCAGCCCATATCTCTAGTCCATCAACAGCATATGGATAATCCTCTATCAGAAGACGCAGACCATGTGGAGATTTTGGATCCTTAACAGCCACACCTCTAGATAACAAGCAAGGAAGATAATATTAACATACAAAAATTTAAGTGATATTAATAACTATTTCGAACTTATTAATTTAAGTTGGCTAGAATTTGTTAATAGATAGTTAGCTTATTAATTTCGTAGTTTCTTTGTTCATTCTCTATTTCTCTATGGATACAAAACAAAACTCTTGCATCTAAACTGACATCTCATGGGTGTAAAAGATTATTTTTGAGATCAATGTCTTTCTAAAAATGGACTAGACGACGATGTAATAATTTGTAAGGTCACCTTTTGATTAGATCATTAGGTAGTCCTTGATCTTGGAAAACCCAATCCTTGTAAACTTCAGAAGACAATTCCATTGAATAACTTCCAAACAAGTATGTTGACTCTATAATACCCCCTGCTTTGATCAAGGTATCTCGCGCATTGGCATTTATGTTCATTGTGTTACGATAGTGTGGAAGTAAAAGTTTATGAATAGGGTGAACCACACTAAGATGCCTATTTGTTGCTATGATGAATGGCTCAACAACAGCATGAGTGTTCAACCTGTCACACATGTAgatatatattcataaaattactCGGATATATCAAATATTAGTGTTTGATTGTAGAAAAAATGATTAATGAAATTCATACCAGTGGCTGATAAGTTGGTGATAGCATGCGTCATTCACAACAGCGTAAGCCTTGGCAAGGTGCCAAATTGAAGCATCAACACCTTCACTTGCAGGCGTGTAAATAGTAGTAACAGTACCATCACCAGCAGGATGTGGCACATGTAGTTCAATGGATATTGGCTTCAAAGTTCCATCATCTTGCAAAGAGAGAAGGGTCGTTGAGGCATAGGCCTTTGCGGCGCCATTTGCATTTACTTTCCTCAAATATGGTAAGATTGCATCTTGGTAATCAACTACGTATAATCTAAGGTCCTTGATAGTCTGTTAGACAGAATAAAATTTAGCCATTATGGTtcctttgaagaaaaaaatgaattcaacataaaaataatagtaaaaacaTTAATTCTTCCGAGTAACATTGAAATGTAACACTCTTTACCTGTTCTACACTGACTCCATCCTGCATGTATGGCTCGAagtgttttttgtttattgtgGTTGTATTCTACATTTGACATAGCAAGCAATGAGGTTAGTTATCAATTATAAATTTAGCATGAAAATTGAACATGGtagtcttttttatttatttcttttgtacttgcttaaaaatatttaactattaagtTTAATTACCCCAACTTTTTTGATGACGTTTGGATTCACACCAGCAATCATCTCCCTTGCAAATTCCTCATCAGTCATCCATGCAGTGCGATCCTCTACTCATAGTAAGAAATTTTCAAAAGATTCATGAGCTTTCTTTATATGATTgtgtatataattaaatatattgttaGGACTAGGAATTTCCGACTAATATTTACCTTGAATCACTAGTGGTGTTGAAAACTTTGGATGTTCACCAGCGAAAAGCGAGAGCACGTCATCAAAGGAGTTAAACTCTACTTGATCATTTTGTAATCTTACTAGCGATCTTAATTGAGGTGTCTCATATTGAGATATTGATTTGATGGTGTTAACAACAAAGTCTGACGATTTCGGAGGGATAATTAATTCATCTCTTGGAATGTAAAAATAGTTACTCCGACTCTCAGTCTCTGGATCTGTTCATTATAGtaacaaaatatgttttgtcgaaataagtaaaaatatatatcacaaCAAAAAATTGCAAACAGACACAAGTGTTTGGAGTCTCACATTTCTCGAGGTGTTTTCTGCCAGTTCTTCCCCTTCGAGGGTAAGGCAAGGCAGTTGATCCCCCAAGAACTGGACGATACAAGCAAGGATTTTGGTCTGGTTGACCCAAATCATTGTAgacatcataatcatatattCTGTCCCATTCCTTACGCTCTCCAGTTCCATCTCCTCTTAAAGTATTCAATTCTTCTTGTCTGTAGTACAGTAATGGAGCTGGTGTTTCCCTTAGAAGGTATGCCTACAAAATTTTAACCATTGGGTGCTGtcaagtttttgaaaaaagaaaaatatacatttaaaaagttacatgaaaatgataaaatggtTTGAGCTCAGGTACGTGAGTTCAACTTCCTCTACAAACATTTTTAATAACTAATCGTTAATATTTGTCGCtcgaaaaaaatattgaacaagATATATGTTGGATAGAATTGATATCATTACCTTGTTGGCAAAGAAAATGCGTTCAGTTTGGTACTTTTCAGCATTGTAAATCCATGAGTTGCAAATAAAGTTTGTGGTTTCATGGCTTTCAACATCTTCAAGGGTCAAACTCACAAGGAAGATTTCATCTTGCGTAAAATTCTTAACATAGAAAGCTCCTGGAATTCCCATGTGATTGGGATCCCATTCAAAATGAATACTGAAAGCATTTTGTATGTCTCCCAAATTTGGTATGGAAGTAACAAAACCATCCATAAACGTTTCCTTTCCCACTTTTCCTTTTCCAGTAGCTATgttaaaaatgtcaaatattaGTTTCTCAGTTTCacaaatgatgatgattctcaACTAATTAGttttcaaatattaatttttttttacaactaattttttttttcgccTATACAAAATTTGTCATCCATGTGCACGTTATTGTATATAGTtatataaagaaattattacCATCAGCTTTGGAAGCACTAATCAACTTGAAACCCACAGAAGTGTCCAACAAGGTAGGACGAACGGTATCACCTTCATTCTCAACAACAGTATTACCACCAATAACTTTGTAGTTCAATGCATTCTTTTTCATCAAAACCACAGTTCCCTTCAGCTTTGTGACCATGTTCAATGAAGTCATCTTTGATGCTTAAATGTATTACACTATCTTTGGCTAATGAAAGAAATGTTTGTGTCTTGTAACCATGGGGATGCTTGGTATTTATACTACTTGATGGGATCAtttaggtttttgtttttttgaaaaatgctaACTTTGGGCCCAGGGGCGGAGCCATAAATTAAATAATGGGGGGAccaagtttaaaaaatatactctagttaaacaaaaaaaagttcaaatctACTAAATATATGAGAAATTTAAGTTACATTTGATGTTAATATTGTGAGAAGATAGAAAAATTAGATTCATTTGTGCATATAATATAAGACTTCAAATAAAAATGCTAATGATGGAGGGACCACATTGACATTTCTAATGAAATAACAACATATATAGCAATATATTAGgagcataaaaaaatttataagaaaatttgggGGACCATGGCCTCCCCTGGCCACCCAAGTCCCTCCGCCCCTGCTTGTGcacttagggcacatgttaagaattctgttaatagaaattatgtataaaaaattgtgttaatttactgctcaaaatgtttaatattaattttttacaataaattcTTACCATTAATTGAATGACATTAATGTTTAACATGTGTCATAAGGACACAAATTAGCATGACCCttgtttttttactaaaatatgatattcattcaaattgatagagtataaTAGAAATAAggggtaatagtcattttggtcatGAATGTGTAACAAGTAGCAATAATGGTCCTCAATGTatcgaaatttcaaaatagttcatGATTGTGCACtttattagtcaaaatagttcCTAACATTAAAATAGTTCtttaatattatcatattaGTTCTTCAATATACTTACATATTGTTGTATGAGACTTTATAAGTACTTagttattccttcaaaaaaaaaagtgcttaGTTATTGTTATTTCAGTCAATATATGACAAAAGTTATTGTGAATATTGAGAGATTATTTTAGCGTCAAAGACTATTTCGATTAACAAAGTGCACAATTTGGAactgttttaaaattttaatacattgagAGATTATTGTGACCACTCGTGACCAAAATGACCATTACCCTAGaaataaacacaaattcaacatcactagaaaaacaaaaaagaataaatttgtaaacaaactcacatcactcaaattaataacataaaacatcaaaatacatacaaataatatgataaaattaaattatcaaaGTACTTATGTCTTCATATCAACAACTTTAACGCCTAGCTTATTGATTAATCAAAGTTGAAATGTGGCAATATAACCAGAACAATACCACAacaatttatctaaaaaaataaaatccaccACAATTACAAGAAATAAAATACGTCGCACCAAATTGTTAGCAACTAGTTTCTATATCTTTGTTAATTCACCCACAAGTTGTATTGAACACATTTTAATTAATGAAGtgatataatttttctttccaaaaaaaatcgTCGCACCAAGATGACAATGTCACATTAAAACGAcgaaatcaaaaacaaaaaaaaaaacctaatctatgtgaaaattattagtttttatttttcgtgatgtccggggttcgaacacCGGACCTCGCATAATTATGCATCGTCCTTACCAACTGATATAAGCTCAGAaggacattattttttttttatggtcgcTGGGGTTTAAACTCCGgacattgcatatattatgttttgtccctatcaactgaggTAAGTTCACGAGGACACGGGGACATTAATGTCTATTAAAAGAGAGagcaatataattttttttgtacaaataatACCTAAAATCAATCTTCTTCCatcaacaaagaagaagaaagaaaaaacttagactattacttttcccaacTTATATTTTACTAGCGAGTcctgtgattttttcaaaaatgctcCTGTGATTAtcagattttaaaattcgaactgagttttttctttattatagGGTGAAAAAAATGAGTCTTTGTCCAactcggattttataatccaaaaaccTCAAAAAATAGGACGCGCTACTTAATTTTTTCTGATCATATAATCCAAACAACCCTTAAACACCCTTTTTCAAGGAAAAGACAGTgcaaattatataatcttaaTTGTATCAGCACCAATTCCGAACTTTTTTGTAGCATGGATATTCATTTTATGGACAATATTAAACTTCCTAACTCTCATTCTTCTGTTTTAGGTCATTGTTAGCTGTTCGTAGTCAAAAATCTGATTTTCgggctacttgatcggattgtTCTGAAACATCCCCTGAAAATCAGAACAAAATCAAGTATTAAGACTCCTGTAGAAGAGATTTCTTACGTGACGctgcccctcaaaatccaaaattcaatcatttagacctatttttttattttttagaatttttcatattctaattaaaatctggaaaaaaaaaattgtattaattttatttaatttttagaatttttgatTCTGATTTCtaattatacataaatatattttagattataaaatccgaacggattttaaaacaaaataacttttgGCTTCCCTATTTTTAATTGGGGCCGGCTAAATTATGAAGCTTATATAATTACGTactccttttttctttctttctaatatagtcatttttttttgctttttatcAAGTGGTCATTAATTACTCTGTGTTGCTCTACTGTCAATTGTATTAATACGAGTACGTAGTAGTAGATCCAAATCTTCCGGTCACGAGATACTGTGATACACTACTGTTCATGGTCCCACATTGAGAAAAACTcccattataaaaaaaacacgtTATAAAACAAACACGTTGTGAAAACCGACTACTTTATTGGAGTACATTTtttggtcactattataaaaaaagtcaatttttttaattcatttactaattgatatatgtgatttataataaagattttATACAACATTAATCgcatgaatttaaaatatagatttttgttTATGATGGTAATCAGATGATATATTTACTAGTGCACAATAAACACGTTTGGAAAGccttgtaaaaagaaaaacgtTAGGAAAGCCAGTTATTCTATTCGTTTTGTTTGGGAAGTCCAATTATGAATAGCGTGTACACCGTCgtctaaaagaaaaaattaaaaacatcaaaatgaaTGCAATCGTTaattttataacttttaaaTGCTAAAGAGTATTTTTAGGGTATTGGTTAAGtggatataaataaaaatattgtgttgTAAAATGGTGAAGAGTAAtgaatttaacattttaaacGTTAAAATGTTGTTGAATCTAATAcaaatatactaattttgattTCTTTAACAAGTGTCTTAAAGGCATTTGTTAGCATAACCTTTTGTACAAATATATCTATAAAAATCTGTGAAACATTAAATACACTCACTGATATTAAAAAGACAATTGTTAAATAAgggataaaaaaatgtttaaaataacaACTTCAACTTAAAAGTtgtgaactttttttttgaaaattttcttatattaataaccagaggagtatgTAATTAAACTAAAGAGGTTGAACCGTGAGAGACGTTTTAGAGTTAAGGGTTATGATCTTATGACACATGAAATttctataaataataaatttttattgagaataatttggtaaaaaaatatttattgagaataagttattttaaaattttaaaaaataaattgacacaatTTCTGATATATAGTTTCTATATTTGGTATATTAAAATTTGCATTTTTCTAGAGTTAAAACTACTAAAAGGTTTAACTGATTGATTGAAAAAATATCGATAATTTGTATTGATAAAACTATTATTAGTGGTGAAAAATGCAAATGAATTGGAAATTGAATAAtgttttgagtaaaaaaatagaataaatgctTAGTTCAGTAAAATGTTATTGATAatcaacaatttataatttacataATGGAATAtaagtttgaataaaatttgcaaagattggttttttttttatctaataatGAAAAGTTTGGATCTGTATAGTTAAAAACAGTGAATAGTTGATAAACTAACTTATAAATGAAACATATAAGTTTGATGATTGATTTGCAGCATTTGAAAAAATTTGTAGTTGAACTAACTTAAAAATATGGAATGACATAAAAATGatatctttaattaatatttaattttttcaattaagagtGGAGGGGTAAAACTgagaaaaataatgataatcttttttttttttagagcaaaaataatgataatctTTAAACTTTAAACTACTTGAATTTACtcataaaaaacaatatacaCTATTAAAAATAAGTGATAAGCTCGTATGAAAGTGACACTTACGAAACATGTCATTTCTAATCATATGAGCTTATAAGACATAtgtatataagctataagctcgaaAATTAGGCTTACCAAACCGACCATATATCACTCTCTtagaatgacttttttttatagggatttCTTAGGAGGACTTGAAATTATGTTACAAAAATCTTTAAACATATCTAAAACATGACAATTCTTTAGGAAGTTTCAATAATTCAATAAAGATAAAACTGTGAAATGTATATTTTCCTAATGCAATATACAAATTCATTATTAATGATCCTAGTTAAATTGTTCATtgtagagattttttttattgaaagtgTCTAAATTATGTTTGCAGACCTCTTATCAGATGAATTAAgtattcttgtttttttaggCTTATTTGATCCATTAATCTTctaaataatttcatattttcattttggtcccacaattaataaaacttacattttagtccctcatttttttctccgtttgccaaataaatcatGAATGTTAAATTTAACTCCAAATAACTATGGTAAACCAACCTTtagagtggtccaccatagaccttattaatttttttaatttaaaccattTGATCTGTTTTTAAAAAGGATGATCATTTGATTACACAAATGTATTTTATCTTACAATTATTCATGTCGGGTTTAATCTTAAAATGCCCAGTTTGTGAGAGGATATACATAAAGTTGAATCTTTGATGCGTCTTCATGCTTTGAGGTTAAATTTTGATTccttttattcaaattttagtttAGGCTTTTACTTGATTTTGGAACGAAAGAATACATAATTGGAATTTGAAAGAGAGAGGTTAATCATgtgatgtttattttgatttttgtttccggaaattttttttgcttgttcaTGAGTGATGATGAAGGTATTGTTGAATTATGAAGAAggggaaggaagaagatgaagaaaaggaaataaaattagGTGTTGTTGATTCACCGTAAGATAAAGTAGACTTACATAATCCAATGGTAAGTATTCTCTTTATAAAAatcaaacggtttaaattaaaaaattaataaggtctacgGTGGACCACATAGTTATTTAGGGTTAAACTTAACAGTCATGATTTATTTGACAAACGGAGGAAAAAATGAGGGACTAAAACGcttgttttattaattatgagaccaaaatgaaaaatctaaaattatttAGGGGaccaataaatcaaataaactttttttttacaagcaaATAGTCTTGCTTTGATTATGTAGTAGTTATTAAtgattttgcaacaaaaaattcTAAGGAAACAAGTCTTGCTTACAATATACTAATAACTTTGAAGTTCGTCTGACATAACTTTTGGCTTCCATAACTGTTCTAACACCTTATTTTCCTTTTCCATTTGCTTTGAACCCTCAAGATTCACAAAAGGATATCATAGCCATATTCATAGTTGGCAAATGATATGTGACAATAGTCATCTCAGGAATCCCTTTATTTGGCTAACTTGAATCTGAATTCTCCGATAGCCTTTTGAATGGCTTTCTTGAAGACTATGTAGTTAATTAGTCATGAGCGATTGTATGAATTTTTCCACTTACaatatttcttttacttttcaatgttgtCCTTGTTAATGACAAAAGGAACAAATGCAACTTGTGGTACTCAagttaagtgtgtgtttggtttggcggCAGAGTTAATTGATTCTGGTAGAATTGagtttgatagaattgattatggttaaaagtgagtttgatgtgaattgatttatgtttcgATACACtcacttaaaagtgattcttatgagttgatgttgtttggataattttaatcaaaattgattttgaatgtgcAATGACcaaattatctttttaattgtttttgaaactaaatatcatattttcttttcagATAATTATTTCTACTTTTCTAAAATCATAAGTACATTTTTATTGGTTCATAAAttccttttaaaataatttttttaacggaaGTTCCtgttaaaataatattcattaatAAGAgttatttgtaatattttgttatcaaaccaattgaattattatttgcTTCGACTCCTACATAGTTCGAGCTTTTCTAGTTTTAgaattaaaagcaaaaaaaaaaaaaaaaaaaatgtaaaaggaaAATGACTCTACATGAATTACAATGGGCCCATTCATCTCTCATCTCTAACCTGAAGATTAGATAACAGTACCAggcaccaataaaaaaaaacgcaGGACAATAAAGGGTAAAACTGGAAATAATAATGTTACTTctacataattgatttttgtgGACGGAAATGCTACATATTGTAGCTTCACCTAAAATCGATTGTAAAAGGAACAATCACATTTTTAACATGGGTACCAAACACCTTCCAAATATAGTAGAACTACGTTTAGAGGTGTAAACGTACGTTCATGGATGCCAACCGCAGAATCAAACAGGGACTAAGATCTTCTCCGTTTAtaacttttttcatttgtttcatttggagagataaaaacacaaaaaaagtaaaaaataattaatgataatgGGATCCACTTGGTAA from Medicago truncatula cultivar Jemalong A17 chromosome 8, MtrunA17r5.0-ANR, whole genome shotgun sequence includes the following:
- the LOC11435017 gene encoding linoleate 9S-lipoxygenase, giving the protein MTSLNMVTKLKGTVVLMKKNALNYKVIGGNTVVENEGDTVRPTLLDTSVGFKLISASKADATGKGKVGKETFMDGFVTSIPNLGDIQNAFSIHFEWDPNHMGIPGAFYVKNFTQDEIFLVSLTLEDVESHETTNFICNSWIYNAEKYQTERIFFANKAYLLRETPAPLLYYRQEELNTLRGDGTGERKEWDRIYDYDVYNDLGQPDQNPCLYRPVLGGSTALPYPRRGRTGRKHLEKYPETESRSNYFYIPRDELIIPPKSSDFVVNTIKSISQYETPQLRSLVRLQNDQVEFNSFDDVLSLFAGEHPKFSTPLVIQEDRTAWMTDEEFAREMIAGVNPNVIKKVGNTTTINKKHFEPYMQDGVSVEQTIKDLRLYVVDYQDAILPYLRKVNANGAAKAYASTTLLSLQDDGTLKPISIELHVPHPAGDGTVTTIYTPASEGVDASIWHLAKAYAVVNDACYHQLISHWLNTHAVVEPFIIATNRHLSVVHPIHKLLLPHYRNTMNINANARDTLIKAGGIIESTYLFGSYSMELSSEVYKDWVFQDQGLPNDLIKRGVAVKDPKSPHGLRLLIEDYPYAVDGLEIWAAIKSWVDEYVNFYYKSDKDVKDDEELKAFWKELVEVGHGDSKTDKWVKLETRTELIETCTTLIWIASALHAAVNFGQYPYGGYIVNRPTKSRRFMPEKGTPEYDELAKDYEKAYLRTITPKTDTVVNISVMEQLSTHVSDEQYIGHRIEGDLWTYDSEPVEAFKKFGKKLAEIEQKLIERNNDESLRNRNGPVKMPYTVLYPSSEPGLTFRGIPNSVSI